Genomic DNA from Funiculus sociatus GB2-C1:
ATCCAAAGTCTCAGGGGTTGTAATTCCGGCTTCGGAGCCGTCTACCAGTTCATCCGTTAGCCGACACCAAGCATAGATAGCCCAAATGGCTCGCCGCTTGGGTTTTGACATCAGCAGCGTACTCGGATAAAACGTTTTCGCGTACTTAGCCGTAATCTGACGGCAGAGTTCGTAGGCATCCTCTGTTGAGGCCAGCGTTCTCATGCGGGGGAGTTTAGACAGTTGCAGCATTCATTGCAGGCTGAAAAGTGGGTCAGTTATTAGTTGTCTATTGTCCGTTGTTTGTTGCCAGTTGTCTGTCCTCTGTTGTCAGTTGTGGGTTCTGTGTTGTCAAGTTGGAATGTGGTTAGGTTGGAACGTTGTTAGAAGGAAAATTCCTACCCAAACTTTCAACTTGGCAACTTGACAGCTGTTCCCTGACGACCGACGACTGATGACTGACTGCTGACGCTTGGCAACTGACGCTCGGCGACTAAGGACTGATCGCTTACAATTGCCTGCGCTGTCAGCTTACCAGAAAGTACGGCACCCTCCATACTTGCCAGGAAACGCTGCATTGTATAATCCCCTGCCAGATAGAAATTTGCAATCGGTGTCTTTTGTGACGGGCGATACTGTTGACGGCCTGGAATTGCCTTGTAGACTGAGCGCGGCGTTTTTACAACGTGATATTTCAGCAATTTTGTGGGGTTATCGGAGCCGAAATGATCGGGGAAAAGTTTTTTCAACTCATCCATCGTCGCATCGATAATTTCCTGGTCGGATTTGCTAATCCAATCTTTTGCAGGTGCTAGAACTAATTCCAGCATGGATTTATCCGGGTTAGCGTAGCCGCGACAAGTGTTGCTCATGTCAGCATATACGTTCAAAAGAGGCGATCGCGAAAACAGCAATTGGTCGATTTGCGTCAGCTTCCGATCAAACCACAGATGTACGTTAATGACCGGGACACCCTCTAAACCATCCAGCTTTTGGAAATACTCCATCTTTTGCCAAGGCTGGGGTAGCATCACCTTCAGGGGGTCTACAGGCATCGCCGAGACGTACATATCAGCCGTGAGAATTTCATCCTCAGCACCATTCAACCCGCGAATCAGAAATCCTCGCACTGTGCCATCTGAATTTAGTAAAAATTCTTTAATTGGTGCATTCAAGCGCACTTCACCGCCACGCTCGGTGATATAATCCACCATCGGCTGACACAACCGCTCTGTTGGGGAGCCATCCAGAAAAGCCATTTTTGA
This window encodes:
- the pds gene encoding 15-cis-phytoene desaturase — encoded protein: MRVAIAGAGLAGLSCAKYLTDAGHTPIVLERQDVLGGKVAAWKDADGDWYETGLHVFFGAYPNMLQLFKELDIEDRLQWKEHTMIFNQPEKPGTYSRFDFPDLPAPLNGIVAILRNNDMLTWGEKIQLAKGLVPAMLRGQKYVDETDNYTFSEWLKRQGVSEEVQQDIFIAASKSLNFINPDEISAVVLLTALRAFLQEKNGSKMAFLDGSPTERLCQPMVDYITERGGEVRLNAPIKEFLLNSDGTVRGFLIRGLNGAEDEILTADMYVSAMPVDPLKVMLPQPWQKMEYFQKLDGLEGVPVINVHLWFDRKLTQIDQLLFSRSPLLNVYADMSNTCRGYANPDKSMLELVLAPAKDWISKSDQEIIDATMDELKKLFPDHFGSDNPTKLLKYHVVKTPRSVYKAIPGRQQYRPSQKTPIANFYLAGDYTMQRFLASMEGAVLSGKLTAQAIVSDQSLVAERQLPSVSSQSSVVGRQGTAVKLPS